The Mycolicibacterium fluoranthenivorans genomic interval GCAGCCCGGCCAGCGCCCGCACCGCCAGCAGGGCGTCGCCGGACGAGCAACCGGCGATCTGGTCACCCTGCTCCGCGGGCGCCAAGTCGGCGAGCAGCAGGGCGAATTCCGCACCCTCGTCTTCGATTTCGCAGTAGTAGCTGTGCGGGACGGGTATCGACACCAGGTCGGCGACGTCGCGGTAGAAGGCGTGTTCGGAGCGGTAGCCGATCGCGACGCGATCCCGCACCCCGTCGTCCTGGGAGGGCAGCTTGATCGCGAAGCTGGCGGGCAACCCCACCTCATCGGTGTAACCGACCGACAGTCGGTAGGTCGCTCCGGTCTGGCCTGTCCCGATCGGGTTGAGCTCGAGGGTGCGGACCTCGGTGCCGAGGACACCACTGAGCCAGTCCGCCGTCACGTCATCGGGATTGCGCGGGATCACGAGCGGACAGTAAACCGGCTACTGACGCATGTCAACGATCTTTGACAAGCGTCAGCGCGGGTAGTAGCGGGGCGTGAACACCCGGTCTCCGTGCCACTGTGTTTGCGAGGACCCGATGATCAACATGCAGCGCATATCCACTTCAGCGGGGTTCAGCTCACCCAGGGTCACCACCCGCACCTGTTCGCGCGGACCGGCGACATCCCGGCCGATGACGACCGGGGTGGCAGGGTCGCGATGGGCAAGCAGCAGCTCTTTCATCGCACCGACCTGCCAGGTCCGGGTCTTGGACGCCGGGTTGTAGACCGCGATGGCCATATCGGCCGCGGCCGCCGCACTGACCCGCTTGGCGATGATGTCCCACGGCTTGAGCCGGTCGGACAGCGAGATGACGGCGTAGTCATGCCCGAGCGGGGCGCCGACCCGGCTGGCCACCGCCTGCGCCGCAGTCATTGCCGGGATCACCCGTACCGGCACGTCCGGCCACGCCTTGGCCTCTTCCAAGACGGCGGTGGCCATGGCGAAGACACCGGGGTCGCCGGAGGACACCACCACCACCGCCTTGCCCTGCTGAGCCAGCTCGCAGGCCAGCCGGGCGCGGGCCGGTTCATCGGTGTTGTCGCTGGGATGCCGGGTCTGGCCGGTACGGACGCCGACCCGATCCAGATAGGGGAAATAGCCGATGAGATCGGTGGCCCGGGCCAGCTCACGGCGGGTTTGCGGAGTGATCCAGTCCAGATCGCCGGGGCCCAGCCCGACCACCGCGACGCTGCCTTTTTTCGGGGCGAGCGAAGCGACGGGGGAATGACCCGGGGCGAGCGAAGCGACGGGGGACCGACCGTTCCGCGGATGGGCCGCCTCGCCGGGCACCATCACGATGGAGAAATAGGGGACCGATGCCTCGTCGACCTCGCCGGCGTTCAGTACGCGCTGCTGGTCAGTGCTCGCACGTTCCACATAGAAGGCGCGGTCCAGCCGTTTGGTGGCCGAAAGCGCTTCGCGCACCTCGGGATAGGACTTTCCCAGCTTCATGATGACGGCGGCGTCGGTATCGGCCAGCCGTCGCGTCAGCTCGGCGGCCGGGAGCGTGCCGGGCAGGATGGTCAGCACCTCGTCGCCCTGGACCAGTGGCGTACCGGTGGCGGCCGACGCCGCACTCACCGACGTCACACCCGGCACGATGACGGCGTCGAAGCGCTCGGTCAGCCGGGTGTGCATGTGCATATACGAGCTGTAGAACAGCGGATCGCCCTCGGCGAGCAGCGCGACATCACGCCCGGCATCCAGATGGGTGGCGATCCGCTCGGCGGCCTCGGCGTAGAAGTCCTCCATCGCCCCGGCATAACCGCCGGGGTGTTCGGTGGTCTCGGTGGTCACCGGGTACACCAGGTGCTCCTCGAGCTGGCCGTCGCGCAGATACGGCTCGGCGATCCGGCGGGCGATGCTGCGGCCGTGCCGGGCGCTGTGATACGCCACCACGTCGGCCGACCCGATCAGCCGGGCCGCCTTGACCGTGACCAGTTCGGGGTCGCCGGGGCCCAGACCGACGCCGTAGAGGGTGCCTTTGGTCGTCATTCGTGTTCACTCGCAATCGCATTCACCGCGGCGGCCGCCATCGCGCTGCCGCCCCGCCGGCCGGTCACCACCAGATAGGACATCCCGCGCGGGCGGGCGATCAGTTCGTCCTTGGACTGCGCCGAACCGACGAAGCCGACCGGACCACCCAGCACCGCGGCGGGCACCGGTGCGCCCTCGTCGATCAGCTCGAGCAGCCGGAACAGCGCGGTCGGCGCATTGCCGATCGCCAGCACCGCGCCGTCGAGCCGGTCGGCCCACAGGTCGACCGCGGCGGCCGAGCGGGTGCTGCCCAGCGTGGCCGCCAACTCGGGTGCCCGCGGATCGGCGACCAGCGACACCACCTCGTTGTCGGCGGGCAGCCGGGACCGGGTGATACCCGCGGCCACCATGGACGAGTCGCAGAGTATCGGTGCGCCCGCGGCCAGCGCGGTATGCGCCCGGGCGACGACGTCGTCGCTGAAGGCGACGTGCTCGCCGAGGTCCACCTGTCCGCAGGTGTGGATGAGGCGGACGACGACGCGCGACACGTCATCGGGGAAGCGGGTCAGGTCGGCCTCGGCGCGGATGGTCGCGAACGATTGCCGGTAGATCTCCGCGGCGTCGCGGACGTAATCGAGCACGAGATCACCCTACGGGTGACGGCCCTGGTAGCCGTGTCCGGTGGCGATCAGTACCTCTGCCCCCGAGGGACTGCCGCAGGCCCGTGGGCAGCCAACGAAATGACGGTGAACCCCCGGCGCGCCGTCGTTCAGCGCAGCCTGTGCGTCAGCACGCACATCAGAGAGAGATTTGTCACATCCGGGCCGTCCCGTGCAGGCACTCAGGCTCAGCCAGGGGGACGACTCGTCGAACACCAGCCCCAGGGGGGCGAGCACCCTCAGCGCCGTGTCGGCGACACCTTCGTCGAGATCGCTGATGACCACCGAGCGCCACGGCGTGATGATCAGTGGTGCCTCGACGGCGGCCAGGAATTCGGCCACCCGGGCCTGCAGCACTCCCAGCGGCACGGCGGCGCCGAGGCTGACCAACCCGTCACGCTGGGTGATCCAGCCCACCGGCGGGTGGGGGATGGCCGGGTAGTGCGGTCCCGGCCGTGCGCAGTCGAGCAGGACGGTCGCGTCGGCGAGTTCGGCGACGCGCCACGCGGTACCTTTGACCTGGACGAAGCGCTGCGCGACCGAGATCAGGGTCGGTACCGCCGCGCCGACCGGGATGCGCACGCCGCTGTCCCGGCCGGCCAGGATCACGGCGAAGGTGTCCGCGTCGACCGCGTGCACCCCGACATCAGGCCGCAGTCCGGATACGTCGCCGGTGCCGTCGTCGAGGGCGAACTGAAACCGTCCGGGCAGGCCGGCCAGTTCGGGGTAGGCGCACAGCTCGGCGTCGAGTTCGGTCACCAGCGGCCGGACGTCGAGAAGGCCGCCGCTGCGCCCGGACAGCGGGGAGGCGACGATGTTGCGTACCCGCTCATGCGTGGGCGACGGCAGCAGCCCGGCACCGGCAATCGCCGAGGCCACCGCGGCGGTATCCGTGATCGCCCTGATCTGGATATTGCCGCGCGAGGTGAGTTCCATTGCCGGTGAGCCGAATTGCTCGGCGGTGTGCGCGAGCGCGGCGAGTTGCGCCGGGGTGATCGCGCCACCGGCCAGGCGAATCCTGATCAGTGCACCATCGGCGGCCCGGTGTACCTGGAGGGCGCCGGGGCACGCATCGTCGTCACGGACCCGGGCCACGTCTCTACCGTACGACCTGCGTACCGGCACCGGTATGCGGCCACAACTCGAGTACCGGTCTACGCAATCGTCAATACTGCCGCGCTCGTAGTTTTGGACCATGCCCGCGATGTGGGCGAAGAAGCACGGGAAGTGATCGACATGACCAGCTTGACCAGTCACCTACCTCTCCATCTGCCGCACCCGGATGTGCGCAGGCTCGCCGATGCGGCACATGCCGCGGGAGCAAAAATCCATGCCGCGGTGGAACCGCACGAGCACCACGAATGCACACGCTACGAATTCCTGGAAGACGCGCTGCTGGCGCGGGAGATGGGCCGGCTCTAGCCACTCAACTGGCCAGCCGTACCGGGCTGACCACCTCCGAGTACCGCGACGCGTCACCGGCCACCGCCCGGCTGGGCTGCCCGCGGACATCGACCGGGATATCACCGGCCAGCGTCACCCGGCTCAGGTAGCGGAACTGGTCGTCGTAGTCGGCCACCGCGTAGTGCTGGGTGGCTCGGTTGTCCCAGATCGCCAGGTCACCGGGCGACCAGGTCCACCGAACGGTGTTCTCCAGCTTGATGACTCGGGCCTGCAGCAGGTTGAACACGGTTGCCGATTCGGTGGTCCTCAAGCCGATGAAGCGTGTGATGAAGTGTCCGAGCAACAGCACTCGCCGTCCCGTCTCCGGGTGCACCCGCACCACCGGGTGTTCGGTCTCGAAGTACTCGGATACGAACTCTTCGCGGTACTCACGGGTGTGGTCGGACAGTTTCTCCAGGTCGGCGGCGGCATCCGAGGCGTAGTCGTACTGATTGGTGTGTACCGCCCACAGGTTGTCCACCAGCGCCCGCAGCGGAGGCGGCAGCTGCTCGTAGGCCGCCTGGGTGTTGGCCCAGACGGTGGTGCCGCCGTAGTCGGGCAGGGTCACCGCGCGCAGTAGCGACGCCTTGGGAATCCGGTCGACGAAGGTGACATCGGTATGCCAGCTGTTGGCCTTGTCGTAGCGCGAATCGATGGGCAGGATGTGCGCGCCCCGGGAGGTCACCGTGGGATGGGCCCCGGTCGGGGTGCCCAGCAGGCCGGCGAACGCGAGCTGGCCGGCGTCGTCGAGATGCTCCTGGTTCCCGAAGAAGATGACCTTGTGCGTGAGCAGGGCGTCGTTGATGGCCCCGACGGTGGGACCGTCCAGATCGGCGGACAGGCGCACCCCGTCGATTCGGGCGCCGATATTCGCACCGAGTTTCGTGACGTTGATCGAATGGCGAGGACTCATCCGTCCATTGCGCCAGTCGGCGCGCATCCCGTAAATGGTTTGGCCAGGGCCGATCAGAAAGCCGAACGGTGCCGGCAAGTGCCAGGTCAACAGGCATCCCACGGGTATCGCTGTGAGGTGGCTCACGTCCGGCGGCGGCTGTCTCCTCCGGCACAGAAAGCCGGTACCTGCGGTCCCGGGAAGTAGATTTCAGCCAGAAGAAAGGAGTGACCAATGGTTTCACTCATCGCCATCGGAATCGGTGTGGCCCTCGTGTTCGGTGCCCTCGCGACGCCGTATCAGGATTCGTGGTACGGCCGCTGGAGCCGCTCGGAGCGCTGACGGCGCCGACCGGGCAGCGCAGGTCGTGCGGTACGAATAGACGGTGCCGTCTGTCCTGCTGCTGTCCACGTCCGATACCGACCTGATCACCGCCCGCGCCTCGGGCGCGGAGTATCGGTGGGCCAACCCGTCGCGGCTGCTTGAGGATGAGCTCGACGCCGAGCTCGCCACCCTGCTCGACGGTGTCGACGTCGCGATCGTGCGCATTCTCGGCGGATACCGCAGCTGGCAGCAGGGTATCGACGCCATCATCGGCAGCGGTGTCCCGACCATCGTGCTGTCGGGGGAGCAGTCGCCCGACGCCGAATTGATGCGGCATTCCACTGTGCCCGCGGGGGTGGCGCTGCAGGCGCACATCTATCTGGCCCAGGGCGGCACCGAGAACCTGCGCGGTCTGCACGCGTTCCTGTCCGACACCCTGCTGATGACGGGTATCGGTTTCGAACCGCCGGTCAGCATTCCCACTTGGGGTGTGCTGGAACGGGACGGTGCCGCAGTCGGCCCGACCGTGGCAGTGCTGTACTACCGCGCGCAGCATCTGGCCGGCAACACCGGCTATGTCGAGGCCCTGTGTGATGCCATCGACGCGGCCGGAGGCAGGGCGCTGCCGGTCTACTGCGCGTCGCTGCGCACCGCCGAACCCGAACTCCTGCAGTTGCTCGGCACCGCCGATGCGCTCGTCACCACCGTGCTGGCGGCCGGTGGCGCCACACCGGCCATGGCCACCGCCGGTGGTTCCGACGACAGCTGGAACGTCGCGCATCTTGCGGCCCTTGATATTCCGATCCTGCAGGGACTGTGCCTGACCAGTTCACGGGCCCGGTGGGCGGACAACGACGACGGTATGTCCCCGCTGGACGTCGCCACCCAGGTCGCGGTCCCGGAGTTCGACGGCCGCATCATCACCGTCCCGTTCTCCTTCAAGGAGATCGACGACGAGGGCCTGATCACCTATGCCGCAGACCAGGAACGCTGTGCACGTGTCGCCGGCCTGGCCGTCCGGCACGCGAGACTGCGTCACATCGCGCCCGCCGACAAGCGGGTCGCCCTGGTGTTTTCGGCATATCCGACCAAGCACGCCCGCATCGGCAACGCCGTCGGGCTGGACACGCCGGCCAGCGCCGTCGCGCTGCTGCGCGCCATGCGCCAGGCAGGCTACGACATCGGCGAGGTGCCCGGTGTCGATGCCGGGGATGGTGACGCGTTGGTGCACGCACTCATCGAACGCGGTGGCCAGGACCCCGACTGGTTGACCCTGGATGCCCTGGAGGCCAACCCGATCCGCGTCTCGGCCAAGGACTACCGGGCCTGGTTCGCCACTCTGCCGCAAGATTTCGCCGAAGCGATCGTGAAGCACTGGGGCCCACCGCCGGGTGAGCTGTTCGTCGACCGCAGTCGCGATCCGGACGGTGAGATCGTCATCGCCGCAATGCAGTCGGGCAATACCGTGCTGCTGGTGCAGCCGCCGCGCGGGTTCGGCGAGAACCCGGTGGCGATCTATCACGACCCCGATCTGCCGCCCAGTCACCACTACCTGGCGGCCTATCGCTGGGTGGATGACGGCTTCGGCAACTCCTTCAACGCGGATGCCGTCGTGCACCTGGGTAAGCACGGCAACCTGGAATGGCTGCCCGGCAAGACCCTCGGGCTGTCGGCGGGGTGCGGACCCGATGCCGCGCTCGGTGACCTGCCGCTGATCTATCCGTTCCTGGTCAACGATCCGGGCGAGGGCACCCAGGCGAAGCGGCGCGCCCACGCCACGCTGGTCGACCACCTGATCCCGCCGATGGCACGCGCTGAAACGTATGGCGATATCGCGCGTCTTGAGCAGTTACTCGACGAGCACTCCAATGTGTCCGCGCTGGACCCGGCCAAGCTGCCGGCCATCCGTCAGCAGATCTGGACCCTGATGCGCGCGGCCAAGATGGACCACGATCTGGGCCTGGAAGACCGTCCGGACGAGGACTCCTTCGACGACATGCTGCTGCACGTCGACGGGTGGCTCTGCGAGATCAAGGATGTCCAGATCCGCGACGGTCTGCACATCCTCGGCCAGGCGCCGGTGGGGGAGGCCGAACTCGATCTGGTCCTGGCCATCCTGCGCGCCCGCCAGCTGTTCGGCGGAGAGCAGACCGTGCCGGGGCTGCGGCAGGCGCTCGGGCTGGCCGAGGACGGCACTGCCGACAAGGCGAGCGTGGACGCCGCCGAGGCCCGCGCGCGTGCACTCGTCGCGGCGCTCCAGGCCGGTGGCTGGGACCGTGCGGCGGTCGACGGGCTGACCGAGGATCCGACGGTGGCCGCCATCCTGCGGTTCGCCGCCGACGAAGTGGTGCCCCGGCTGCGTGGCACCGACGGTGAGATCGACGCGGTGCTGCGGGCACTCGACGGGCACTACATCCCGGCCGGCCCGTCCGGGTCGCCGCTGCGCGGGCTGGTCAACGTCTTGCCCACCGGGCGCAACTTCTACTCCGTGGACCCCAAGGCGGTGCCGTCCCGGCTTGCGTGGGACACCGGGGTGGCCATGGCGGAGTCCCTGCTGGAGCGCTATCGCACCGATCACGGACGGTGGCCGGCCTCGGTCGGCCTGTCGGTGTGGGGTACGTCGGCGATGCGCACGGCTGGCGACGATATCGCCGAAGTGCTTGCGCTGCTGGGTGTCCGGCCGGTGTGGGATGACGCCTCGCGGCGGGTGGTGAGCCTGGAGGCGATCACGCTCGCCGAGCTGGGCCGTCCCCGGATCGACGTCACCGTCCGCATCTCCGGCTTCTTCCGGGATGCCTTCCCGCACGTGGTCACCATGCTCGACGACGCGGTTCGGCTGGTCGCCGGCCTGGATGAGGCGCCCGAGGACAACTACGTCCGGGCGCACAGCCAGGCCGACATCGCCGAACATCGTGACGAACGCCGGGCCACCACAAGAATTTTCGGGTCCAAACCGGGCACCTACGGGGCCGGGCTGCTGCAACTCATCGACAGCCGCAACTGGCGCGACGACAACGATCTGGCACAGGTCTACACCGCCTGGGGTGGTTTCGCCTACGGCCGGGACCTGGACGGCGCACCTGCCGCCGACGATATGAACAAGGCTTATCGGCGGATCGCGGTGGCGGCCAAGAACACCGACACCCGTGAGCACGACATCGCCGACTCGGACGACTATTTCCAGTACCACGGCGGCATGATCGCGACGGTGCGGGCGCTCACAGGTGCGGACCCGGCGGCCTATATCGGCGACAACACCCGGCCCGACGCCGTGCGCACCCGCACCCTCAGCGAGGAGACCACCCGGGTGTTCCGGGCCCGCGTGGTGAACCCGCGCTGGATCAACGCGATGCGTCGCCACGGCTACAAGGGTGCCTTCGAGATGGCCGCCACCGTCGACTATCTGTTCGGCTACGACGCGACCGCCCACGTGATGTCGGACTGGATGTACGAGCAGTTGAGCGCCTCCTACGTGCTGGACCCGGAGAACCGCAAGTTCATGTCCGAGTCCAATCCGTGGGCCCTGCACGGGATGGCGGAGCGGTTGCTGGAGGCGGCCGGCCGGGGGATGTGGGCGCAGCCGGAAGCGGACACTCTCGACGGGTTGCGGCAGGTGCTGTTGGAGACCGAAGGCGATCTGGAAGGCTGAGTTTCCCGGTGCTCCCGGGTGCCCACTAGATTCACAGTCATGGCTCTCACCTTCGCCGATGTCGCCAAGGCCGAATACATCCTGCTGACCACCTTCACGAAGGACGGCCGGGCCAAACCGACGGCCATCTGGGCGGCACCGGATGGGGACCGGCTGTTGGTCATCACCCAGGGCAAGTCCTGGAAGGTCAAGCGGATCCGCAACACCCCGCGGGTCACGGTCGCGATCTGTGATCGCCGCGGCAACGCCAAGAGTGAGGCGGTCGAGGCGACCGCCGCCATCCTGGACCAGTCCGAGATCGGCAAGGTCTACGACGCGATCGGGGCGCGGTACGGACTGCTCGGAAAGACGTTCAACCTGTTCTCCAAGCTGCGCGGCGGCATGAAGAACAATGTCGGCCTCGAACTCCGTGCAGCCGTCTAGTCGAGGCGCCGCGCGGCACGCAGATATCGGCAGGTTGGTGCTGACCTGTCCCGACCGGGCCGGCATCGTCGCCGCGGTATCGACCTTCCTGACCCGTGCGGGCGCCAACATCATCTCGCTGGACCAGCACTCCACCCAGCCTGAGGGTGGAACGTTCCTGCAGCGCACGGTGTTTCATCTGCCCGGACTCACCGCCGCGAGCCCTGAACTGGATCGGGAATTCGCCGAGCTCGCCGCCCGGTTCGATATCGACTACCGGTTCACCGAGGCCGCCAAGCCCAAACGGGTCGCCATCTTCGCCTCCACCGCCGATCACTGCCTGCTCGATCTGCTGTGGCGCAACCGCAGGGGTGAGCTCGATATGACGGTGGTGATGGTGATCGCCAATCATCCCGAATTGGCCGAGCAGGTGCGGGCGTTCAACGTGCCCTTCGTCTACATCCCGGCCACCCGCGACACCCGCGCCGAAGCCGAGCAGCGGCAGCTGGAACTGCTGCGGGGCAACGTGGATCTGGTGATACTCGCGCGCTACATGCAGATCGTCACGCCGGAGTTCCTAGACCAGATCGGGTGCCCGCTGATCAACATCCATCATTCGTTCCTGCCGGCGTTCATCGGCGCCAACACCTACCGTCGCGCCCGGGAACGCGGGGTGAAGCTGATCGGTGCGACCGCGCACTACGTCACGGCCGACCTCGACGAGGGCCCGATCATCGAACAGGACGTGGTGCGCGTGGACCACACCCACGCCGTCGAGGATCTGGTGCGCCTCGGCGCCGACGTCGAGCGGGCCGTGCTGTCCCGCGCGGTGCTGTGGCATTGCCAGGACCGCATCCTGCGCCATGACAACGAGACGGTGATCTTCTGACCGCATGGCTCGTCCGCGCGCAGGGCGCAGAATGAGCACATGGCCCCGACCTTCGACGACGTCCACCGCGAGAAGTACCTGCTCCTCACCACGTTCACCAAGGACGGCCGTCCCAAGCCCACGACCGTCTGGGGCGTGCCCCACGAGGGCAAGTTGCTGATCGCCACCGACGACGGTTCCTGGAAGACCAAGCGGATCAACAACACCCCGCGGGTCACCATCCAGAAGTGCGGCGTGCTGGGCAAGGTCAAAGGTGAACCGGTCGAGGCCGTCGCCCGCAATCTGCCGAAGACCGAGACCCGTCGGGTGTTCGACATGGTCACCAGGCGCTACTGGTGGCACGCGTGGTGGTGGATCCCGCAGGCCGTCCTGCGCGGCGGTGTCGACAAGGTGCATGCCGCGATCGAGGTTCAGGCCGTCGAGGCTTAGGAACCAGTTCGCGCTCTCGTGCGTTGACCGGATATGGCAATGCGACTGTTCCTCGTCTACGTCCTCGTCGAACTGGCGGTCGTCGTGGGCTTGGTGTCGACCATCGGGTTCGGGTGGACAGTGCTGGCCCTGCTGGCCGCGTTCGGACTGGGGCTGGCGCTGGCCGGTGCGCAGCTGACCCGTCAGCTCGCTCGCCTGCAGGGGGCACTGCGAAGCCGTTCTGATTCCCGCTTCGTTCGCCCCGGCGCGAACGACCCCTCGCTGGCCACCGACAGCGTGCTGATCGCGCTCGGCACGGTGCTGGTGGCCATCCCCGGTCTGGCCAGCTCGCTGGTGGGGGCGCTGCTACTGCTCCCGCCGACCAGGGTCGCCGCCCGACCGCTGGCCAACCGCCTGATCAATCGCCAGCTCAGCCGCGCGGTGCCGGTCATGGTCTACAGCAGCACCACCGCGACCACTGCACACGGTGATTACGTCGACGGCGAGGTCATCGACGTGGTCGACGAGGTGATCACCCCGACCCCGCTGGACCGCCGCGTCGACTGAGTACCCTGTCACCCTCGTGACCACTCTGCTACTCAACGGGCGCGTGCACAGCCCGGTCGCCCCCGATGCCACCGCCATGGCGGTGCGCGACGGCCTGGTCGTATGGCTGGGCTCCGATGACGCCGCCCGCAGCGAGTTTCCACTCGCCGAGGTGGTCGATCTCGCGGGTGCCTTCGTCGCTCCGGCGTTCGTGGACAGTCATGTTCACGCGACAGCTACTGGGTTGGCGCTGACCGGGTTGGATCTGCGCACCGCGCGGTCGGGCGCGGACTGTCTGCGCCTGGTCGCCGAGTATGCAGCCGCCCATCCCCACGGCATCGTCTGGGGACACGGCTGGGATGAGACGGCCTGGCCCGACGCAGCACCGCCGACCACCGCCGATCTCGACGCCGTGCTGGGTGGGCGGCCCGCCTATCTGAGCCGGGTCGACGTGCACTCCGCTGTGGCATCGACGGGTCTGCGCAGCACGGTCGCCGAACTGACGGCCGTACCCGGGTATCACCCGCAGCTGCCGCTGACCGCCGCCGCGCACCACGCCGCGCGGGCCGCCGCCCGGGACCTGCTGTCACCCGAGCAGCGCAAAGGTGCCCAGCATGCCGCACTGGATGCCGCCGCCGCCCTGGGCATCGCCGCCGTGCACGAATGCGCCGGCCCGGATATCGGCGGACTCGACGACTGGGATGCGCTGCGGTCCCTCGATCACGGTGTCGAGGTCATCGGCTATTGGGGTGAGGCGGTGGAAAGCGCCGAAGCGGCCCGAGCCCTGGTCGAACGCACCGGCGCGCGCGGGCTGGCCGGCGACCTGTTCGTCGACGGTGCCCTCGGGTCGCGAACCGCCTGGCTGCACGAGCCCTACGCGGATGCCCCGCACACCTGCGGCAACAGCTACCTGGACGCCGCGGCGGTCACTGCCCACCTGATGGCGTGCACCGAAGCCGGGGTCACGGCCGGATTCCACGTGATCGGCGACGCCGCCGTCACCACGGTGGTCAATGCCCTGCAGGTCGTGGCCGACCGGTTCGGGGGGCCTGCCGTCGCCCGTTGCGGGCACCGACTGGAACACCTGGAGATGGTCGATCCTGAGCAGGCCGAGCGGCTGGGTGCGGTGGGCGTCATCGCGAGCATGCAACCCAACTTCGACGCCCTCTGGGGCGGGCCGGACGGCATGTACGCCCAACGCCTCGGGGTTGACCGAGCCGGCAAACTCAACCCCTTCGCGCTGTTAGCATCCCAAGGCGTGCCACTCGCCTTCGGCTCCGACAGTCCGGTCACCGGGCTTGACCCGTGGCAATCCGTGCGCGCCGCCTCCGAACATCGCACCCCGGGCAGCGCGGTGTCCGCGCGCGCGGCGTTCTCCGCGGCAACACGCGGTGCGTGGCGGGCGTCGGGTGTGCGCGACGGAGTCACCGGCACGCTGGTGCCGGGTGCGCCCGCGTCCTACGCGGTCTGGGATGCCGGCGATCTGGAGGTGAGCATCCCGGCCACCGAGGTCGTGCAGCGGTGGTCCACCGATCCGCGATCCCGGGTGCCCGCGTTGCCGAGGCTGACACCGGAACGGTCGCCGCGCTGCCTGCGGACCGTGCATCGGGGTGTGGTCCTGTATGGCTGACACCGAGCCCGAAGTCGAGACGGAACCGGAAACCGAAGCCGAGACGGCAGCCGAAACCGAGCCAGAAACCCAGCCGGAACGCAGCGGCCCTGGACGGCTGGCCCGGCTCGGCGCTCGGTTGCGCCAGATCACGCTGCCGCGGCTGCCCAGGTTTGCGGTGTCGCTGGTGGCCGGCCTGCTGATGTGTGCGAGTTTCCCGCCGTGGGGCTGGTGGTACTGCGCATTTCTGTCGCTCGCGCTGCTGGGCTGGGTGCTGACCCGGACTCAGACCACCCGCGCCGGCGGGTTCGGCTACGGGCTGGTGTTCGGTCTGGCGTTCTACGTCCCGCTGCTGCCATGGATCGGCAATCTGGTCGGCACCCTGCCGTGGCTGGCGCTGGCGTTGCTGCAGGCGCTGTTCCCCGCACTGTTCGGGCTGCTGGCAGTGGTGGTGCGCGAGCTACCCGGCTGGCCGGTGTGGTTCGCCGCCGAGTGGGCGGTCGGGGAGTGGCTCAAATCCGTGGTGCCGTTCGGTGGTTTTCCGTGGGGTGTCGTCGGCTTCGGTCAGGCCGGTGGGCCGCTGCTGCCGCTGGCGCAGGTCGGCGGCGCACCGCTGGTGTCGGCCGCCGTGGCGCTGGTCGGGTTCAGTCTCACCGCGATCGCACTGGAGATCGTGCTGTGGTGGCGGCGCAGTCACCCCGATCATGCCGCGGCGTCCTCCGACGCCGCCCGTCCCGAGGTCGTGTTGCCCGGAGTGTGCCTGTCCGTCGTACTCCTGGGCACTGCGCTGGTGTGGCCCGGCGTCCACAAGGCCGGCGCCGGTTCCGGTGAGCACCCGTCGGTGACCGTCGCGGCGATCCAGGGCAACGTCCCGCGTCTCGGGCTCGATTTCAACGCCCAGCGGCGGGCGGTGCTGGACAACCACGTCAACGAGACCCTGCGACTGGCCGAGGATGTCCAGGCCGGCCGCGCGCCGCAGCCCATGGTCGTGATCTGGCCGGAGAACTCGTCGGATATCGACCCGCTGATCAATGCCGACGCCGGCGCGGAGATCTCCGAGGCAGCCCGGGCCATCCATGCGCCGATCCTGGTCGGCACCGTCCTGCGCGCCCCCGGCTTCACGCCGGAAACCCCCGTCGCGACCAATACGG includes:
- the cobN gene encoding cobaltochelatase subunit CobN, with product MPSVLLLSTSDTDLITARASGAEYRWANPSRLLEDELDAELATLLDGVDVAIVRILGGYRSWQQGIDAIIGSGVPTIVLSGEQSPDAELMRHSTVPAGVALQAHIYLAQGGTENLRGLHAFLSDTLLMTGIGFEPPVSIPTWGVLERDGAAVGPTVAVLYYRAQHLAGNTGYVEALCDAIDAAGGRALPVYCASLRTAEPELLQLLGTADALVTTVLAAGGATPAMATAGGSDDSWNVAHLAALDIPILQGLCLTSSRARWADNDDGMSPLDVATQVAVPEFDGRIITVPFSFKEIDDEGLITYAADQERCARVAGLAVRHARLRHIAPADKRVALVFSAYPTKHARIGNAVGLDTPASAVALLRAMRQAGYDIGEVPGVDAGDGDALVHALIERGGQDPDWLTLDALEANPIRVSAKDYRAWFATLPQDFAEAIVKHWGPPPGELFVDRSRDPDGEIVIAAMQSGNTVLLVQPPRGFGENPVAIYHDPDLPPSHHYLAAYRWVDDGFGNSFNADAVVHLGKHGNLEWLPGKTLGLSAGCGPDAALGDLPLIYPFLVNDPGEGTQAKRRAHATLVDHLIPPMARAETYGDIARLEQLLDEHSNVSALDPAKLPAIRQQIWTLMRAAKMDHDLGLEDRPDEDSFDDMLLHVDGWLCEIKDVQIRDGLHILGQAPVGEAELDLVLAILRARQLFGGEQTVPGLRQALGLAEDGTADKASVDAAEARARALVAALQAGGWDRAAVDGLTEDPTVAAILRFAADEVVPRLRGTDGEIDAVLRALDGHYIPAGPSGSPLRGLVNVLPTGRNFYSVDPKAVPSRLAWDTGVAMAESLLERYRTDHGRWPASVGLSVWGTSAMRTAGDDIAEVLALLGVRPVWDDASRRVVSLEAITLAELGRPRIDVTVRISGFFRDAFPHVVTMLDDAVRLVAGLDEAPEDNYVRAHSQADIAEHRDERRATTRIFGSKPGTYGAGLLQLIDSRNWRDDNDLAQVYTAWGGFAYGRDLDGAPAADDMNKAYRRIAVAAKNTDTREHDIADSDDYFQYHGGMIATVRALTGADPAAYIGDNTRPDAVRTRTLSEETTRVFRARVVNPRWINAMRRHGYKGAFEMAATVDYLFGYDATAHVMSDWMYEQLSASYVLDPENRKFMSESNPWALHGMAERLLEAAGRGMWAQPEADTLDGLRQVLLETEGDLEG
- a CDS encoding PPOX class F420-dependent oxidoreductase yields the protein MALTFADVAKAEYILLTTFTKDGRAKPTAIWAAPDGDRLLVITQGKSWKVKRIRNTPRVTVAICDRRGNAKSEAVEATAAILDQSEIGKVYDAIGARYGLLGKTFNLFSKLRGGMKNNVGLELRAAV
- the purU gene encoding formyltetrahydrofolate deformylase, with the translated sequence MSASNSVQPSSRGAARHADIGRLVLTCPDRAGIVAAVSTFLTRAGANIISLDQHSTQPEGGTFLQRTVFHLPGLTAASPELDREFAELAARFDIDYRFTEAAKPKRVAIFASTADHCLLDLLWRNRRGELDMTVVMVIANHPELAEQVRAFNVPFVYIPATRDTRAEAEQRQLELLRGNVDLVILARYMQIVTPEFLDQIGCPLINIHHSFLPAFIGANTYRRARERGVKLIGATAHYVTADLDEGPIIEQDVVRVDHTHAVEDLVRLGADVERAVLSRAVLWHCQDRILRHDNETVIF
- a CDS encoding PPOX class F420-dependent oxidoreductase, with product MAPTFDDVHREKYLLLTTFTKDGRPKPTTVWGVPHEGKLLIATDDGSWKTKRINNTPRVTIQKCGVLGKVKGEPVEAVARNLPKTETRRVFDMVTRRYWWHAWWWIPQAVLRGGVDKVHAAIEVQAVEA
- a CDS encoding FxsA family protein is translated as MAMRLFLVYVLVELAVVVGLVSTIGFGWTVLALLAAFGLGLALAGAQLTRQLARLQGALRSRSDSRFVRPGANDPSLATDSVLIALGTVLVAIPGLASSLVGALLLLPPTRVAARPLANRLINRQLSRAVPVMVYSSTTATTAHGDYVDGEVIDVVDEVITPTPLDRRVD